A single region of the Pan troglodytes isolate AG18354 chromosome 22, NHGRI_mPanTro3-v2.0_pri, whole genome shotgun sequence genome encodes:
- the B3GALT5 gene encoding beta-1,3-galactosyltransferase 5, whose translation MAFPKMRLMYVCLLVLGALCVYFSMYSLNLFKEQSFVYKKDGNFLKLPDTDCRQTPPFLVLLVTSSHRQLAERMAIRQTWGKERTVKGKQLKTFFLLGTTSSAAETKEVDQESQRHGDIIQKDFLDVYYNLTLKTMMGIEWVHRFCPQAAFVMKTDSDMFINVDYLTELLLKKNRTTRFFTGFLKLNEFPIRQPFSKWFVSKSEYPWDRYPPFCSGTGYVFSGDVASQVYNVSESVPYIKLEDVFVGLCLERLNIRLEELHSQPTFFPGGLRFSVCRFRRIVACHFIKPRTLLDYWQALENSRGEDCPPI comes from the coding sequence ATGGCTTTCCCGAAGATGAGATTGATGTATGTTTGCCTTCTGGTTCTGGGGGCTCTTTGTGTGTATTTTAGCATGTACAGTCtgaatcttttcaaagaacagtcCTTTGTTTACAAGAAAGACGGGAACTTCCTTAAGCTCCCAGATACAGACTGCAGGCAGACACCTCCCTTCCTCGTCCTGCTGGTGACCTCATCCCACAGACAGTTGGCTGAGCGCATGGCCATCCGGCAGACGTGGGGGAAAGAGAGGACGGTGAAGGGAAAGCAGCTGAAGACATTCTTCCTCCTGGGGACCACCAGCAGTGCAGCGGAAACGAAAGAGGTGGACCAGGAGAGCCAGCGACACGGGGACATCATCCAGAAGGATTTCCTGGACGTCTATTACAATCTGACCCTGAAGACCATGATGGGCATAGAATGGGTCCATCGCTTTTGTCCTCAGGCGGCGTTTGTGATGAAAACAGACTCAGACATGTTCATCAATGTTGACTATCTGACTGAACTGCTtctgaagaaaaacagaacaacCAGGTTTTTCACTGGCTTCTTGAAACTCAATGAGTTTCCCATCAGGCAGCCATTCAGTAAGTGGTTTGTCAGTAAATCTGAATATCCGTGGGACAGGTACCCGCCATTCTGCTCCGGCACCGGCTACGTGTTTTCCGGCGACGTGGCGAGTCAGGTGTACAATGTCTCCGAGAGCGTCCCATACATTAAACTGGAAGACGTGTTTGTGGGGCTCTGCCTCGAAAGGCTGAACATCAGATTGGAGGAGCTCCACTCCCAGCCGACCTTTTTCCCAGGGGGCTTACGCTTCTCCGTATGCCGCTTCAGGAGGATCGTGGCCTGCCACTTCATCAAGCCTCGGACTCTCTTGGACTACTGGCAGGCTCTAGAGAATTCCCGGGGGGAAGATTGTCCGCCTATCTGA